In Flavobacteriales bacterium, one genomic interval encodes:
- a CDS encoding septum formation initiator family protein, with product MKKLWERTPKFLRNRYAVAVVVLVGWITFFDQSDIWTTWKNSRELGHMRDQQAWYTEEIARTKEHLHELNSDKVLLEKFARERYLMKRDNEDIFVLVETQK from the coding sequence ATGAAAAAGCTTTGGGAAAGAACTCCAAAATTTCTACGGAATCGCTACGCAGTGGCCGTGGTCGTATTGGTAGGGTGGATCACGTTCTTCGACCAGAGTGATATCTGGACGACTTGGAAGAACAGTCGCGAGTTGGGCCACATGCGTGATCAGCAAGCTTGGTATACCGAGGAAATTGCACGCACCAAAGAGCACTTACACGAGTTGAACAGCGACAAGGTCCTGTTGGAGAAATTCGCACGGGAACGCTATTTGATGAAGCGTGATAACGAGGATATTTTTGTACTCGTTGAAACGCAAAAGTGA
- a CDS encoding metallophosphoesterase family protein, with protein MRIGLLSDTHSWLDPRIRTHFTECDEIWHAGDIGTEAVADELESWKPVRAVWGNIDGTELRKRYKEHYRANVEGLDVWMTHIGGRPPRYDRSVAEELRSNPPGLFICGHSHICLVQFDQKLRCLYMNPGAAGRHGWHKMRTILRFTIEAGSPKDLELIELGPRGSI; from the coding sequence ATGCGTATCGGTCTATTAAGCGACACACATAGCTGGCTGGATCCGCGAATAAGAACGCATTTCACGGAGTGTGATGAGATCTGGCATGCGGGTGATATCGGAACGGAAGCGGTTGCGGATGAGCTCGAGAGTTGGAAACCGGTTCGTGCCGTTTGGGGCAATATCGATGGGACCGAGCTGCGCAAACGTTACAAGGAGCATTATCGGGCAAATGTGGAAGGATTGGATGTGTGGATGACCCATATCGGTGGGCGGCCGCCGCGTTACGACAGATCTGTTGCGGAAGAATTGAGATCGAACCCACCAGGTCTATTCATCTGCGGGCATTCGCACATCTGTTTGGTACAGTTCGATCAAAAGCTTCGCTGTTTATACATGAATCCTGGTGCTGCGGGTCGGCATGGTTGGCATAAAATGCGGACGATCCTGCGTTTTACCATTGAAGCTGGGTCGCCCAAGGATCTGGAACTGATCGAATTAGGGCCGCGCGGTTCGATATGA